One genomic region from Magallana gigas chromosome 3, xbMagGiga1.1, whole genome shotgun sequence encodes:
- the LOC105321522 gene encoding TLC domain-containing protein 2, with translation MEKLMNEEIWPREFTGAVYGLTVVFISLVAFYCSSLFAQVLIPRAAEKNAWKWKNISISLVHSLISGFWSCYCFYDNPKLAEDMIQTHTVPAHTLISVSVGYFIYDTIDMLIYQRNRQSYELMGHHVVIIICFGVSIVSRMYVGYAVVALVIELNSIFLHLRQILQICQYKKDNKIYRLNSIINLGTFVGFRISVMAWMSRWMLINKDLIPLVFYSLGSIGLAVMTVMNIILFYRLLQSDFIRKKESTIKVD, from the exons ATGGAAAAGCTCATGAATGAAGAAATCTGGCCGAGGGAGTTTACAGGAGCTGTGTATGGGTTAACTGTTGTTTTTATATCTCTGGTAGCTTTCTACTGCTCTAGTTTATTCGCTCAAGTTTTAATCCCTAGAGCCGCCGAGAAAAATGCTTGGAAATGGAAGAACATTTCAATATCACTTGTGCACTCTCTTATCAGTGGATTCTGGTCTTGCTACTG TTTTTATGACAATCCAAAGTTGGCCGAAGACATGATCCAAACCCATACAGTTCCCGCACACACCCTGATCAGTGTGTCTGTCG GATACTTTATTTATGACACCATTGACATGCTTATTTATCAGAGAAATCGGCAGTCCTACGAGTTAATGGGACACCATGTTGTG ATCATCATCTGTTTTGGGGTTTCCATTGTCTCCCGGATGTATGTGGGATATGCTGTCGTTGCCTTGGTGATAGAATTGAATAGTATTTTTCTTCACCTTAGACAGATTTTACAGATTTGCCAATATAAGAAAGacaacaaaatttacagactAAACAGTATTATAAATCTAG GAACGTTTGTGGGTTTCCGTATTTCTGTGATGGCTTGGATGAGTCGATGGATGTTGATCAACAAAGACTTAATCCCCCTTGTGTTCTACAGCCTCGGCAGCATTGGACTTGCTGTCATGACGGTCATGAACATCATTCTGTTTTACCGCCTGCTGCAAAGCGACTTCATCCGCAAGAAAGAGTCCACCATTAAAGTGGATTAA
- the LOC105321521 gene encoding 14-3-3 protein epsilon, whose amino-acid sequence MADREDNVYRAKLAEQAERYDEMVEAMKKVAVSGIELSVEERNLLSVAFKNVIGARRASWRIMTSIEQKSESKDESSKQNQVKNYRTQIETELKEICKDVLDILDNHLIVSATTGESKVFYYKMKGDYHRYLAEFATGTDRKDAAESSLVAYKAASDIAMADLQPTHPIRLGLALNFSVFYYEILNSPDRACRLAKAAFDDAIAELDSLSEESYKDSTLIMQLLRDNLTLWTSDMQGEDSEQRGGEQLQDVEQEES is encoded by the exons ATGGCTGATCGTGAAGACAACGTCTATAGAGCCAAGTTAGCTGAACAGGCTGAAAGATATGACG AGATGGTTGAAGCCATGAAGAAGGTTGCAGTGTCAGGGATCGAGCTGTCCGTGGAGGAGAGGAATCTGCTGTCTGTGGCCTTCAAGAACGTCATCGGGGCTCGGCGAGCCTCCTGGAGAATCATGACAAGTATCGAACAAAAGAGCGAGTCCAAGGACGAGTCTAGTAAACAGAACCAAGTCAAGAATTACAGAACTCAG ATTGAAACTGAATTGAAAGAAATCTGCAAAGATGTTTTGGATATCCTTGATAATCACCTAATTGTATCTGCAACCACAGGAGAATCAAAAGTATTCTACTATAAAAT GAAGGGAGACTACCACCGATATCTTGCAGAGTTTGCTACTGGAACAGACAGGAAAGATGCTGCCGAATCTAGTTTAGTTGCTTACAAGGCTGCCAGTGATATAGCAATGGCTGACCTCCAACCCACACACCCAATTCGACTAGGATTAGCATTGAACTTTTCTGTGTTCTATTATGAGATCCTAAACTCGCCAGACAGGGCTTGTAGGTTGGCCAAGGCTGCTTTTGATGATGCCATTGCTGAATTGGATAGCTTAAGTGAAGAAAGCTATAAAGATTCTACTTTGATAATGCAGTTGTTAAGAGATAATTTAACACTATGGACCTCTGATATGCAAGGTGAAG ATAGTGAACAAAGAGGAGGGGAGCAATTGCAAGATGTAGAGCAGGAAGAGTCATAA